The following proteins are encoded in a genomic region of Alnus glutinosa chromosome 8, dhAlnGlut1.1, whole genome shotgun sequence:
- the LOC133874924 gene encoding AAA-ATPase At2g18193-like isoform X2 has translation MMISGLKSSTSTWFEAYAALSTSIMILQTATNQLLPARLRSFIFSILKRFFSGYFVSHVTITIDELWEDHHNELYDAVKEFLPSKITDANKNLTVGSLTRNDKIAVAVQDGEAVEDVFGNVKLTWRFCVQEEQRGGQQNHNIKPDVTRMYQLTFCEKDRGKVMDSYLPHVLSQYRAIKKGRKAMKIYNRTIHSRSWTALALQHPSTFDTLAIEPQLKKCIIDDLDRFLRRKDFYKKVGKPWKRGYLLYGPPGTGKSSMIAAMANYLKFDVYNLDLTTFFSDSELMEALRCTSSRSVIVVEDIDCNKVVHDRSKEAAEVDPKFVKVTLSGLLNAMDGLWSGSGDERIIVFTTNHKELIDPALLRPGRMDMHINLSFCTVNGFRILASNYLDVQTHPLFESIEGLLKKLQVSPASVAEELMKSDDADVALGELFEFLKRKEEMEVNEIEASESKQSCP, from the exons ATGATGATATCTGGTCTGAAGAGCTCAACATCAACATGGTTCGAAGCGTATGCAGCCCTGTCCACATCAATCATGATTTTACAAACCGCCACCAATCAACTTTTACCTGCGCGTCTTCGGTCATTCATCTTCTCAATACTTAAGCGCTTCTTCTCCGGTTACTTCGTTTCTCATGTCACGATCACCATCGATGAGCTGTGGGAGGACCACCATAACGAACTCTATGATGCTGTCAAAGAATTCCTGCCTTCCAAGATTACTGATGCAAACAAGAATCTTACAGTCGGCAGTTTAACGAGGAATGATAAGATAGCCGTGGCTGTCCAAGATGGAGAAGCCGTGGAGGATGTCTTTGGCAACGTCAAGCTCACCTGGAGATTTTGCGTTCAGGAAGAACAGCGAGGTGGACAACAAAATCATAATATTAAGCCAGACGTGACGCGTATGTACCAGCTAACTTTCTGCGAAAAGGATAGGGGGAAAGTCATGGATTCTTATTTGCCTCATGTCCTGAGCCAATACAGAGCCATCAAAAAGGGAAGGAAGGCGATGAAGATCTACAATAGGACGATTCATAGTCGATCATGGACAGCATTGGCACTACAGCATCCATCCACATTCGACACACTCGCCATTGAACCTCAGTTGAAAAAGTGTATTATCGATGACCTGGATCGGTTCCTGAGGAGGAAGGATTTCTACAAAAAGGTTGGCAAGCCTTGGAAGCGCGGTTATTTATTGTATGGCCCTCCTGGAACTGGGAAATCCAGCATGATTGCGGCCATGGCTAATTACTTGAAGTTTGATGTCTACAATTTGGATCTCACCACTTTCTTCTCTGATTCTGAACTCATGGAAGCGCTGCGTTGTACGTCCAGTCGTTCTGTAATTGTGGTTGAGGACATAGACTGCAATAAAGTGGTACACGATCGATCCAAAGAAGCTGCTGAGGTAGATCCCAAGTTCGTTAAG GTCACACTCTCGGGTCTACTAAATGCCATGGATGGTTTGTGGTCAGGTAGCGGAGACGAACGAATCATAGTGTTTACTACAAATCACAAAGAGCTAATAGATCCAGCATTGTTACGTCCTGGTCGAATGGACATGCACATAAACTTGTCCTTCTGCACCGTTAATGGCTTCCGGATCTTAGCCTCCAATTACCTGGACGTCCAAACCCACCCACTCTTTGAGTCAATTGAAGGCTTGCTAAAGAAACTACAAGTGAGTCCCGCATCAGTGGCAGAAGAATTAATGAAGAGCGATGATGCTGATGTTGCTCTTGGAGAACTTTTTGAGTTCCTTAAGCGAAAAGAAGAGATGGAGGTCAATGAAATCGAAGCATCTGAATCAAAACAGAGTTGTCCTtga
- the LOC133875632 gene encoding nucleotide-sugar uncharacterized transporter 2, protein MGFSDSLFGRAARKFIKRKDSDAGEAGRALEDLKSSLYNELRTSEGAKRQQQRFCGPVVAMAFNFIVAVGIILANKLVMGKVGFNFPIFLTLIHYSTAWLLLAILKAFSLLPASPSSKTTPFFSLFSLGAVMAFASGLANTSLKHNSVGFYQMAKIAVTPTIVLAEFILFRKTISSKKVLALAVVSTGVAVATVTDLEFNLFGALVAIAWIIPSAINKILWSNLQQQGNWTALALMWKTTPMTIFFLVALMPWLDPPGVLLFKWNLNSAAAVLISAALGFLLQWSGALALGATSATSHVVLGQFKTCVIMLGGYLIFDSDPGYISICGAFAALFGMSVYTSQNLHESGESLCKQLPKQNLPSPRPKTNAEESLESDVKDATNVV, encoded by the exons ATGGGATTCTCTGATTCTTTGTTTGGGAGAGCTGCCAGAAAATTCATCAAAAGGAAAGACAGCGATGCAGGCGAAGCAG GTCGAGCACTGGAAGATCTAAAAAGTTCTCTCTACAATGAGCTACGAACCTCCGAAGGTGCCAAGCGCCAACAGCAACGATTTTGTGGGCCAGTCGTGGCAATGGCATTTAATTTCATAGTTGCTGTAGGCATTATTCTGGCAAACAAATTG GTGATGGGGAAAGTTGGATTTAACTTCCCAATTTTTCTCACATTAATCCACTACTCTACTGCATGGCTTCTACTTGCCATTTTGAAGGCATTCTCACTGCTTCCAGCCTCCCCATCTTCTAAAACAACTCCCTTTTTTTCCCTCTTCTCGTTGGGGGCTGTCATGGCTTTTGCCTCTGGCCTTGCCAATACCAGCCTAAAGCATAACAG TGTTGGTTTCTACCAAATGGCTAAAATTGCTGTCACTCCTACCATTGTTCTTGCAGAGTTCATCCTCTTCAGGAAAACCATTTCTTCCAAGAAG GTTTTGGCTCTGGCTGTTGTCTCTACAGGTGTGGCAGTAGCAACTGTAACAGATTTGGAGTTCAATTTGTTTGGTGCTTTAGTTGCTATTGCATGGATAATCCCAAGCGCCATAAACAAAATCCTGTGGTCTAACTTGCAGCAGCAAGGCAATTGGACTGCTCTTGC GTTGATGTGGAAGACTACACCAATGACGATTTTCTTCTTAGTAGCTTTGATGCCATGGCTGGATCCACCAGGAGTGCTATTATTTAAGTGGAATCTCAATAGCGCTGCCGCCGTTCTTATATCGGCCGCGCTTGGTTTTCTCCTTCAATGGTCTGGAGCTTTGGCACTTGG AGCAACATCGGCAACTTCTCATGTTGTTCTAGGACAATTCAAGACTTGCGTGATAATGCTTGGAGGCTATCTTATTTTTGATTCAGACCCAGGGTACATAAGCATCTGTGGAGCATTTGCTGCTCTTTTTGGAATGTCAGTTTATACATCACAGAACTTGCACGAATCGGGTGAAAGTTTGTGTAAGCAGCTTCCAAAGCAAAACTTACCATCCCCGAGACCAAAAACAAACGCTGAAGAGAGCTTAGAGTCAGACGTTAAAGATGCCACAAATGTTGTCTAA
- the LOC133876344 gene encoding uncharacterized protein LOC133876344 — protein MEFGSSAQSVPETSQHSGTTRVPRILRDGKVYTIDEQGRKNVRTVGSPKDIWHIPDGEKVVIEFNLSYQATGPRVEKFRRICGKIVRSGKFVRLHGNWRTLPLEGKEDMWRTLTQKFYFEPIHLLAHIKRLTLKDLAKKRRQHGYEVKKSLKLKEGDTVQSVVNRASPAPVFDAEDFEMQERALKSKISRGQNTLLHTLGSKSIAQVAREMEEDIGETPNRDDMFIVSHTKKDGNPVNAAAGETIEKIREIIVNQSPAERVCSQGSIYWSHNDACAQVLGREHPGRVRGVGLGPTPGKSTSYTSGQGSISSGPTPKEQEMAAEIERLKTLYEAQQEELATVKRMVALIMAEKQSSMGNNEEGDVLVYT, from the exons ATGGAGTTTGGATCATCAGCACAATCAGTACCCGAGACTTCACAACATAGTGGTACTACTCGGGTGCCGCGTATATTACGGGATGGGAAAGTTTACACAATAg ATGAGCAGGGTAGAAAGAATGTTAGGACTGTTGGTAGTCCTAaggacatatggcacatacctgatGGGGAAAAGGTGGTGATCGAATTCAACCTATCCTACCAAGCAACCGGCCCGAGGGTTGAGAAATTTAGAAGAATTTGTGGGAAGATCGTAAGAAGTGGTAAATTCGTACGGCTGCATGGTAACTGGAGGACATTACCATTGGAAGGAAAGGAAGATATGTGGCGCACCCTAACG caaaaattttattttgagccTATTCACCTACTTGCGCACATAAAAAGATTAACGTTGAAGGACCtagcaaagaaaagaaggcaacACGGGTACGAGGTGAAGAAGAGTCTAAAGTTGAAAGAAGGTGATACCGTACAATCTGTGGTCAATAGGGCTTCACCAGCGCCAGTGTTTGATGCAGAAGACTTCGAAATGCAA GAGAGAGCGTTGAAGTCCAAGATAAGCCGTGGCCAAAACACACTTCTTCACACTTTGGGATCCAAGAGCATCGCACAGGTTGCACGAGAAATG GAGGAAGACATAGGAGAAACACCGAACCGAGATGATATGTTCATTGTCTCGCACACCAAGAAAGATGGGAACCCTGTGAATGCGGCGGCTGGAGAAACTATC GAGAAGATAAGAGAAATTATTGTGAATCAGTCGCCTGCAGAACGAGTGTGTTCACAGGGGTCAATCTATTGGTCGCATAACGATGCGTGTGCACAAGTGCTAGGACGAGAACATCCCGGTCGTGTACGCGGGGTAGGGCTAGGGCCGACTCCCGGTAAATCCACCTCTTATACCTCCGGACAAGGATCAATCTCTAGTGGGCCTACTCCCAAAGAACAAGAAATGGCTGCTGAGATTGAACGTTTGAAGACTTTGTACGAAGCACAACAAGAAGAGCTTGCAACTGTCAAACGTATGGTAGCCTTGATTATGGCAGAGAAACAATCATCAATGGGAAACAACGAAGAAGGTGATGTTTTGGTTTACACTTAA
- the LOC133874924 gene encoding AAA-ATPase At2g18193-like isoform X3: MMISGLKSSTSTWFEAYAALSTSIMILQTATNQLLPARLRSFIFSILKRFFSGYFVSHVTITIDELWEDHHNELYDAVKEFLPSKITDANKNLTVGSLTRNDKIAVAVQDGEAVEDVFGNVKLTWRFCVQEEQRGGQQNHNIKPDVTRMYQLTFCEKDRGKVMDSYLPHVLSQYRAIKKGRKAMKIYNRTIHSRSWTALALQHPSTFDTLAIEPQLKKCIIDDLDRFLRRKDFYKKVGKPWKRGYLLYGPPGTGKSSMIAAMANYLKFDVYNLDLTTFFSDSELMEALRCTSSRSVIVVEDIDCNKVVHDRSKEAAEVTLSGLLNAMDGLWSGSGDERIIVFTTNHKELIDPALLRPGRMDMHINLSFCTVNGFRILASNYLDVQTHPLFESIEGLLKKLQVSPASVAEELMKSDDADVALGELFEFLKRKEEMEVNEIEASESKQSCP, encoded by the exons ATGATGATATCTGGTCTGAAGAGCTCAACATCAACATGGTTCGAAGCGTATGCAGCCCTGTCCACATCAATCATGATTTTACAAACCGCCACCAATCAACTTTTACCTGCGCGTCTTCGGTCATTCATCTTCTCAATACTTAAGCGCTTCTTCTCCGGTTACTTCGTTTCTCATGTCACGATCACCATCGATGAGCTGTGGGAGGACCACCATAACGAACTCTATGATGCTGTCAAAGAATTCCTGCCTTCCAAGATTACTGATGCAAACAAGAATCTTACAGTCGGCAGTTTAACGAGGAATGATAAGATAGCCGTGGCTGTCCAAGATGGAGAAGCCGTGGAGGATGTCTTTGGCAACGTCAAGCTCACCTGGAGATTTTGCGTTCAGGAAGAACAGCGAGGTGGACAACAAAATCATAATATTAAGCCAGACGTGACGCGTATGTACCAGCTAACTTTCTGCGAAAAGGATAGGGGGAAAGTCATGGATTCTTATTTGCCTCATGTCCTGAGCCAATACAGAGCCATCAAAAAGGGAAGGAAGGCGATGAAGATCTACAATAGGACGATTCATAGTCGATCATGGACAGCATTGGCACTACAGCATCCATCCACATTCGACACACTCGCCATTGAACCTCAGTTGAAAAAGTGTATTATCGATGACCTGGATCGGTTCCTGAGGAGGAAGGATTTCTACAAAAAGGTTGGCAAGCCTTGGAAGCGCGGTTATTTATTGTATGGCCCTCCTGGAACTGGGAAATCCAGCATGATTGCGGCCATGGCTAATTACTTGAAGTTTGATGTCTACAATTTGGATCTCACCACTTTCTTCTCTGATTCTGAACTCATGGAAGCGCTGCGTTGTACGTCCAGTCGTTCTGTAATTGTGGTTGAGGACATAGACTGCAATAAAGTGGTACACGATCGATCCAAAGAAGCTGCTGAG GTCACACTCTCGGGTCTACTAAATGCCATGGATGGTTTGTGGTCAGGTAGCGGAGACGAACGAATCATAGTGTTTACTACAAATCACAAAGAGCTAATAGATCCAGCATTGTTACGTCCTGGTCGAATGGACATGCACATAAACTTGTCCTTCTGCACCGTTAATGGCTTCCGGATCTTAGCCTCCAATTACCTGGACGTCCAAACCCACCCACTCTTTGAGTCAATTGAAGGCTTGCTAAAGAAACTACAAGTGAGTCCCGCATCAGTGGCAGAAGAATTAATGAAGAGCGATGATGCTGATGTTGCTCTTGGAGAACTTTTTGAGTTCCTTAAGCGAAAAGAAGAGATGGAGGTCAATGAAATCGAAGCATCTGAATCAAAACAGAGTTGTCCTtga